A window from Melitaea cinxia chromosome 5, ilMelCinx1.1, whole genome shotgun sequence encodes these proteins:
- the LOC123653884 gene encoding uncharacterized protein LOC123653884 has protein sequence MDVLHRFPNPVQNEERFKLWTSVLDPEMQERDPLYIYNSLRLCNKHFERCYHTPSGKLTRNAFPTLITVAHQAFNQPLLVDDSLLTESSIIDTPRTSATQEITQPLLQSDLLINFIKEALPSLSQDMDVTLHVPDNSEIPSTSQHTMDADKTISANNTKKLRRKVYKLESRLKSLSSKCNAQKKKIECAKNLSNSKIFLNTIDKLPKSMQIFTKLQLKHKNKPRGRRYTTDEKIMALSIFKQSTKAYSFLEKLFVLPSKRRLQKLLSQIPLKPGINEDIFKHLKKTVCRLPKEKRLCTLIFDEVAIEPGLYFNKGHIIGFEDFGYKNTSKIADHALVFMLKSIKAKFKQPICFTFCQSCTKKDDLKYLIKLIIREIHKTGLKIIATICDQSQTNVSVIKSLRDDTRGEYLRKGNDYISFAFEIDGKKIFPLFDTPHLLKGVRNNLLKKDAYYIKNGVEKVAKWAHIVMLYNVDVGKDEIRLVNKLTDYHVIEKKIPKMKVKYAAQVFSQRVSSAIGFLARHNILPSECEDTSFFLLTFDKLFDSFNGHSYSGTSKELAGCLKNNSPHKNFWLEVIPLLKSIQFKNVIKKRDGIESIKFEKVPSIINWISNIETFLEMWELLKKEHQICNLITRQFNQDPLENFFCGIRSNGVRNTNPTCAQFVNAYKTLLVNNLVSPHSVNANCEADDNKCLQSLCHLLNDPKDSAMQEKNSNFHIDSFIDNLSLPITVGDDEHNVLYNESKRWCKGVNQLIKGKIVTFDESDVVKAQARSYYLKKLKKIKQ, from the exons atgg ACGTTTTGCATCGGTTCCCAAATCCTGTCCAAAATGAAGAAAGATTTAAATTATGGACGAGTGTTTTGGACCCAGAAATGCAAGAAAGAGATCCACTCTATATTTACAATAGTTTAAGATTATGTAACAAACATTTTGAGAGGTGTTATCACACACCTAGTGGGAAATTAACACGAAACGCGTTTCCAACTTTAATCACAG TTGCACACCAGGCGTTTAACCAACCATTACTTGTAGATGACTCATTATTAACAGAATCTTCAATTATTGATACACCACGTACGTCCG ctaCACAAGAAATTACTCAACCATTACTACAGAGTGACCTgctcataaattttattaaagaagcATTGCCTTCTTTATCACAAGATATGGATGTAACTTTGCATGTACCAGACAATTCAGAAATTCCATCAACATCTCAACATACTATGGATGCAG ataaaaCTATTAGTGCTAACAATACCAAAAAACTTAGAAGAAAAGTTTATAAACTCGAAAGTAGGCTAAAAAGCCTAAGTTCGAAGTGTAAtgcacagaaaaaaaaaattgaatgcgCCAAGAATCtttcaaattcaaaaatatttttaaatacaatcgaTAAGTTGCCGAAATCAATGCAGATTTTTACAAAACtacaattaaaacataaaaataaaccaagAGGAAGAAGGTATACTAccgatgaaaaaataatggcaCTCTCCATATTTAAACAGAGCACAAAAGCATATAGTTTTTTAGAAAAATTGTTTGTGCTGCCTTCAAAGAGGCGCTTACAAAAACTATTAAGCCAAATACCGTTAAAACCAGGGATAAATGAAGACATTTTCAAACACTTAAAGAAGACTGTCTGTAGATTACCCAAAGAAAAAAGATTGTGCACCCTGATCTTTGATGAGGTGGCAATAGAACCAGGGCTGTATTTTAATAAAGGTCATATCATTGGGTTTGAAGACTTTGGCTATAAAAACACTTCGAAAATTGCAGATCATGCGTTAGTGTTTATGCTAAAAAGTATCAAAGCAAAGTTTAAACAGCCAATATGCTTCACATTTTGCCAAAGTTGCACAAAAAAAGATGatctgaaatatttaataaagcttaTAATCAGAGAAATTCATAAAACGGGTCTAAAAATAATAGCTACAATATGTGACCAGTCACAAACAAATGTTAGTGTAATAAAAAGCCTCAGAGATGATACAAGGGGAGAATATTTAAGAAAAGGAAATGATTATATCTCTTTTGCCTTTGAGATTGATGGTAAAAAAATTTTTCCTCTTTTTGATACTCCACACCTTTTAAAAGGGGtgcgaaataatttattaaaaaaggatgcctattacataaaaaatggtGTCGAAAAAGTGGCAAAGTGGGCACATATTGTCATGCTATACAATGTGGATGTTGGCAAAGATGAAATAAGACTGGTCAATAAATTGACAGATTACcatgtaattgaaaaaaaaataccaaaaatgaAAGTAAAGTATGCTGCTCAAGTATTCAGCCAGAGAGTGTCATCAGCAATAGGTTTTTTGGCAA GGCACAATATATTACCCTCCGAGTGTGAAGATACCTCATTTTTCTTATTGACATTTGACAAATTGTTTGATTCTTTTAATGGACACTCTTATTCAGGTACCTCAAAAGAACTAGCAGGGTGTCTTAAAAACAATTCCCCTCACAAAAATTTTTGGTTGGAAGTTATACCCTTACTAAAaagtattcaatttaaaaatgttattaaaaaaagggaTGGCATAGAATCCATCAAATTTGAAAAAGTGCCATCTATTATAAACTGGATTTCCAACATTGAGACGTTTTTAGAAATGTGGGAATTGTTAAAAAAGGAACAccaaatatgtaatttaataactaGACAGTTTAATCAAGACCCCTTAGAAAATTTCTTTTGTGGTATTAGAAGTAACGGTGTCCGAAATACAAATCCTACCTGTGCTCAATTTGTAAACGCATATAAAACACTATTAGTCAATAACTTAGTCTCACCTCATTCAGTTAACGCGAACTGTGAAGCAGACGATAATAAATGCTTGCAGTCATTATGTCACCTTTTAAATGATCCTAAAGACAGTGCTATGCAAGAGAAAAACAGTAATTTTCATATCGATAgctttatagataatttatctCTTCCAATTACAGTTGGCGACGATGAGCATAATGTTCTTTATAATGAATCAAAACG TTGGTGTAAAGGTGTAAACCAattaataaaaggaaaaattgtTACTTTTGACGAAAGTGATGTGGTAAAAGCACAGGCTAGGagttattatttgaaaaaattaaaaaaaataaagcaataa